A section of the Lathamus discolor isolate bLatDis1 chromosome 6, bLatDis1.hap1, whole genome shotgun sequence genome encodes:
- the LRRC9 gene encoding LOW QUALITY PROTEIN: leucine-rich repeat-containing protein 9 (The sequence of the model RefSeq protein was modified relative to this genomic sequence to represent the inferred CDS: inserted 3 bases in 3 codons; substituted 3 bases at 3 genomic stop codons), which produces MFFMYRIANLNLDDQHXFRSSSFKKMEHLRXASFSNSNLSQMEGIESSLDLILDENYISKLDGTMFTMVVIMQAVNLGHITVLSALKYVFENLPYSYHTSTENNRITSLAGLNKTGCLVEVYTNSNFMSTXEIHHLKGLTNLMIXDISRNRIAXKQDHYXFVLFHHPSLKALDGTAVVNYSISD; this is translated from the exons ATGTTCTTCATGTACAGG ATCGCTAACTTAAATCTGGATGACCAAC TCTTCAGAAGTTCCAGCTTCAAAAAAATGGAGCATTTAAGATGAGCCTCATTTAGCAACAGCAATCTCTCACAAATGGAAGGAATAGAGTCTAGTCTTGACCTCATTTTAGATGAAAACTACATCTCAAAACTAGATGGTACTATGTTTACCATGGTAGTGATAATGCAGGCTGTTAATCTGGGACACA TAACTGTCTTGTCAGCCTTAAAATACGTGTTTGAAAATCTGCCTTACTCTTATCACACATCCACTGAGAACAATAGAATCACATCTTTAGCTGGTTTAAATAAAACTGGCTGCCTAGTAGAGGTATACACAAATAGTAACTTTATGTCAA AAGAGATCCATCATTTAAAA GGTTTAACTAATCTTATGATTTAGGACATAAGCAGAAACAGAATAGCCTGAAAACAAGATCACT CATTTGTATTATTCCATCATCCCTCTCTCAAAGCCCTAGATGGCACTGCAGTAGTAAATTATT CCATTTCAGATTAG